A window of the Catenulispora sp. MAP5-51 genome harbors these coding sequences:
- a CDS encoding ATP-binding protein, translating to MRRGSGRRLSSQIFVSQVSILLAVVLVGFALFAIQERRQVDRQYMDEDLQIAQTVADTPSVKTCIAFPSVDCDGTLQAIAYRLQIDTASDYVVIVDKSGIRHTHPNAGLIGKPIDEPLVTRPNVRIDHGAVGTSVNGRVPLYGPLGDQVGEVSVGRKVASVTAIFTGQLPVYAAWFGAALGVGALASYALAHRLKRRTFGLELDEIAKLLQEREAVLHGIREGMIAFDRSGRVTMVNDEARRLLGLPMFGGVGGHLEDVVPAGRLQDLLSGEIEGKDQVVLTDEYCLTVNRMPVRLAGKAHGAVVTLRDRTELSGLLRELDSVTSLTDALRAQQHEFSNRMHTVAGLLELGEPDEALQYLTDLSGAESAFAESVRSRIAPTVLVGLILAKAAVAGERGVELELTEDTWLGDTPDKVQALTTVLGNLIDNAFDAVSGPGVDPGKPGRVLVSIVEDDDGVTVRVADNGPGIPAGAAEHVFTDGFTTKPATGSMRRGLGLALVHRLVQRLGGSIAATEGPGAVFTVRLPKAAGDRDADPLLSTGGGTRSR from the coding sequence ATGCGACGTGGATCGGGACGACGGCTGAGCAGCCAGATCTTCGTCAGCCAGGTGTCGATCCTGCTGGCGGTGGTACTGGTGGGTTTCGCGCTGTTCGCGATCCAGGAACGGCGGCAGGTGGACCGCCAGTACATGGACGAGGACCTGCAGATCGCCCAGACCGTGGCCGACACCCCCTCGGTGAAGACCTGCATCGCGTTCCCGTCGGTGGACTGCGACGGCACGTTGCAGGCCATCGCCTATCGGCTGCAGATCGACACCGCGTCCGACTACGTCGTCATCGTCGACAAGTCCGGGATCCGGCACACCCACCCGAACGCCGGCCTGATCGGCAAGCCGATCGACGAGCCGCTGGTCACCCGGCCCAACGTCCGGATCGACCACGGCGCCGTCGGCACCTCGGTGAACGGCCGGGTGCCGCTGTACGGGCCGCTGGGCGACCAGGTCGGCGAGGTCTCGGTCGGACGCAAAGTGGCCTCGGTGACCGCGATCTTCACCGGGCAGCTCCCGGTGTACGCGGCCTGGTTCGGCGCGGCCCTCGGCGTCGGCGCCCTGGCCTCCTACGCGCTGGCGCACCGGCTGAAGCGGCGCACCTTCGGCCTGGAACTCGACGAGATCGCCAAGCTCCTGCAGGAGCGCGAGGCGGTGCTGCACGGCATCCGCGAGGGCATGATCGCCTTCGACCGGTCCGGCCGGGTCACCATGGTCAACGACGAGGCGCGGCGGCTGCTGGGCCTGCCGATGTTCGGCGGCGTCGGCGGCCACCTGGAGGACGTGGTCCCGGCCGGGCGCCTGCAGGACCTGCTCTCCGGCGAGATCGAGGGCAAGGACCAGGTGGTGCTGACCGACGAGTACTGCCTGACCGTGAACCGGATGCCGGTGCGGCTGGCCGGCAAGGCGCACGGCGCGGTGGTGACGCTGCGGGACCGCACCGAGCTGTCCGGGCTGCTGCGCGAACTGGACAGCGTCACCAGCCTCACCGACGCGCTGCGAGCCCAGCAGCACGAGTTCTCCAACCGCATGCACACCGTCGCCGGCCTGCTGGAGCTCGGCGAGCCCGACGAGGCGCTCCAGTATCTGACCGACCTGTCGGGGGCCGAGTCCGCCTTCGCCGAGTCGGTGCGCTCCCGGATCGCGCCGACGGTGCTGGTCGGGCTGATCCTGGCCAAGGCCGCGGTCGCGGGGGAGCGCGGGGTCGAGCTGGAACTGACCGAGGACACCTGGCTCGGCGACACCCCGGACAAGGTGCAGGCGCTGACCACGGTGCTGGGCAACCTGATCGACAACGCCTTCGACGCGGTCTCCGGGCCCGGAGTGGATCCGGGGAAGCCGGGCCGGGTCCTGGTCTCGATCGTCGAGGACGACGACGGCGTCACGGTCCGGGTCGCCGACAACGGCCCCGGCATCCCGGCCGGCGCCGCCGAGCACGTCTTCACCGACGGCTTCACCACCAAGCCGGCCACGGGATCGATGCGAAGAGGTCTCGGTTTGGCCCTGGTCCACCGTCTGGTGCAGCGGCTCGGCGGTAGCATCGCGGCGACCGAGGGGCCCGGCGCGGTGTTCACCGTGCGGCTGCCCAAGGCCGCCGGGGACCGGGACGCCGACCCGCTGCTGAGCACCGGAGGAGGCACGAGATCACGATGA